The following are encoded together in the Bacteroidales bacterium MB20-C3-3 genome:
- a CDS encoding alanine racemase, which produces MAYITLDSKKLKANFEYLDNIFKKKGIKWAVVTKMLCGHREFIQELLKLDISQVCDSRISNLKMIKQINPKVETIYIKPPARRAVKGVVQYADISMNTQIETIKLLSEEAKRQNKIHKIIIMLELGELREGIMRDDLIEFYSNVFNLDNIEVIGIGANLSCLYGVLPNQDKLIQLSLYQQLIEAKFNKKIEFVSGGSSVTIPLIFKNLLPSGINHFRVGETLFLGTDVYNDRPLKRISSDAFLLYAEIIELMEKPQIPDGEMGTNLEGEVATFDNKLAGKTSCRAIIDIGLLDVDDKHLTPADSDISFVGGSSDMFVLDLKGNKKGYKVGDLLEFRLNYMSVLRILNSKYIDKKIRRVN; this is translated from the coding sequence ATGGCATACATTACACTAGACTCAAAAAAACTTAAGGCAAACTTTGAATATCTTGATAATATATTTAAGAAAAAAGGTATTAAATGGGCAGTAGTTACCAAGATGTTGTGCGGTCACAGGGAGTTTATCCAGGAACTGCTTAAGTTAGATATATCTCAGGTATGTGACTCAAGGATTTCAAATCTTAAGATGATCAAACAGATAAATCCAAAGGTTGAAACTATTTACATAAAACCTCCGGCAAGAAGAGCTGTTAAGGGAGTTGTTCAGTATGCAGATATTAGCATGAATACTCAAATTGAGACAATTAAACTGCTTTCAGAGGAGGCTAAAAGACAAAATAAAATTCATAAGATTATCATAATGCTTGAGTTGGGAGAGTTGAGAGAGGGAATAATGAGAGATGACTTAATTGAATTTTATTCAAATGTTTTTAATCTGGATAATATCGAGGTGATAGGAATTGGTGCAAATCTATCATGCCTGTATGGAGTATTACCTAATCAGGATAAGTTAATCCAGCTTAGTTTGTACCAGCAGTTGATTGAGGCAAAATTTAACAAAAAGATAGAATTTGTATCAGGAGGATCTTCAGTTACAATTCCACTTATTTTTAAGAATCTGTTGCCAAGCGGAATAAATCACTTCAGGGTTGGAGAGACACTTTTTCTTGGCACAGATGTATATAATGACAGACCACTTAAGAGGATCTCTTCAGATGCATTTCTTCTCTATGCTGAGATAATTGAGTTGATGGAGAAGCCTCAGATTCCTGACGGCGAGATGGGTACAAACCTGGAAGGTGAAGTCGCGACATTTGACAATAAGCTGGCAGGAAAGACAAGCTGCAGAGCCATAATAGATATAGGCTTACTGGATGTTGATGATAAACACCTTACCCCGGCAGATTCAGATATCTCATTTGTAGGGGGCAGCTCAGATATGTTTGTTCTTGATCTTAAGGGAAATAAAAAAGGCTATAAAGTTGGTGATCTGCTGGAGTTTAGACTTAATTATATGTCAGTATTAAGAATTCTGAATTCAAAATACATTGACAAAAAGATTAGAAGAGTCAATTAA
- a CDS encoding DUF4491 family protein produces the protein MNFEGIIIGLVTFVIIGIFHPLVIKAEYFFGRVSMWIFLFSGIVCVAFSLITDSFSLSAILGVLGFTCLWSIKEVLDQEKRVKEGRYPKNPKRKY, from the coding sequence ATGAATTTTGAAGGAATAATTATTGGATTAGTAACATTTGTGATAATTGGAATATTTCACCCGCTGGTTATTAAAGCTGAGTACTTTTTTGGCAGGGTAAGTATGTGGATTTTCTTATTTTCCGGGATAGTTTGTGTAGCCTTTTCTCTGATTACTGATAGCTTTTCACTCTCTGCAATTTTAGGAGTACTGGGCTTTACCTGCCTTTGGAGTATAAAGGAGGTTCTTGATCAGGAGAAGAGAGTAAAGGAGGGCCGATATCCCAAAAATCCTAAAAGGAAGTATTAA
- a CDS encoding polysaccharide biosynthesis protein — protein MVTKDKIFVVTGGAGSFGSILVKRLNELGAREVRVFSRNCRSDWEGDIRDTSALKRVMSGADYVIHAAALKDVHYCEANPREAVEVNVTGSVNVLNAAKETGIERIVFISSDKACFPMGTMGITKALMEKMVLAECKKTYSPKCSIVRFGNLMGSAGTVIPLFVRLAREGADLTVTNPEMTRFMMTIADAVDLTLMALEYGDNGEIMVEQAKSATIETLAQGALLFSGVISEDERKSRIKLTGARPGEKLYETMATAEEISKSTELSQNGKVFLKISQYGEVINTKAVEYNSHNAPSFSTEEMADIIKRLTIPQIN, from the coding sequence ATGGTAACTAAAGATAAAATATTCGTGGTGACCGGCGGAGCCGGTTCGTTTGGAAGCATTTTGGTAAAAAGGCTTAACGAACTTGGCGCAAGAGAGGTAAGGGTTTTTTCAAGAAATTGCAGAAGCGATTGGGAGGGCGACATAAGGGACACATCGGCCTTGAAAAGGGTAATGAGTGGTGCCGACTATGTTATCCATGCTGCTGCCCTTAAGGATGTACACTACTGCGAGGCAAATCCGCGAGAGGCGGTTGAAGTTAATGTCACAGGTTCTGTAAATGTCCTTAATGCAGCGAAAGAGACCGGCATTGAACGAATTGTATTTATTAGCTCTGATAAAGCCTGCTTTCCCATGGGTACGATGGGAATCACTAAGGCATTGATGGAGAAAATGGTACTGGCCGAATGCAAAAAAACGTACTCACCCAAATGCTCCATTGTACGGTTTGGAAACCTTATGGGCTCTGCCGGAACAGTGATTCCGCTGTTTGTAAGGCTGGCAAGAGAGGGGGCAGATCTCACCGTTACTAATCCGGAGATGACCCGTTTTATGATGACAATTGCAGATGCTGTTGACTTAACCCTTATGGCACTCGAATATGGAGATAACGGGGAGATCATGGTTGAACAGGCGAAATCTGCGACTATTGAAACACTTGCGCAAGGTGCACTTCTATTTTCAGGAGTGATATCAGAAGACGAGAGAAAATCAAGAATAAAGTTAACCGGTGCCCGTCCCGGAGAGAAACTTTACGAAACGATGGCCACCGCGGAGGAGATCTCTAAATCAACAGAGTTATCACAAAATGGCAAAGTATTTTTAAAAATCTCTCAATATGGAGAGGTAATAAATACCAAAGCCGTTGAATACAATTCACACAACGCCCCATCGTTCTCAACTGAGGAGATGGCTGACATTATTAAAAGATTGACTATTCCTCAGATTAATTGA
- a CDS encoding glycoside hydrolase family 97 protein: MKNKIMVISVLSALIFTSCLSGKGDLSLSSPDLKNKIEVNILNNGELSYLVFHNEIKLIDTSGISFELQGGDPELRYFEVLNTVNSSFSETWEMPWGEQREVVNNYNQLLIELRETITPKRRLNIYLRAYDDGVAFRYEFLPQRGVDSLIIMEENTEFRFTGDHTAWWIPGDWDSYEHLYNTTRISAIDAMKHNNAPGLGFTNIMDNAVHTPVTMRSDDGIHISIHEAALIDYASMTLKVDTAALKFTSQLVGSERLGYKVKRALPFKTPWRYIQIAEKASELIESRLILNLNEPNKLGDVSWVKPMKYMGIWWEMHIDKGSWDYGMTLNEKTGKWIDTGKAHGKHAATTENAKHYIDFASKNGIKGLLIEGWNTGWERWTGFEEREGIFDFMTPYPDYDIDEVVRYAKERGVEIIMHHETSSAPRTYEQQMDTAYALMQRLGIGSVKSGYVGRIIPNGEHHHSQWMVNHYQRALEKAAEYKIAVNAHEPIKATGLRRTYPNAIAREGLRGQEFNAWSPDGGNPPEHISIVAFTRMLAGPIDFTPGVFDISLPTKPDNQINTTLAHQLALYVVIYSPIQMACDLPENYENQPAFQFIRDVGVDWEQTRVIDGEVGDYVVIAREERGTNNWFVGGVTDENAREVKITFDFLEEGKTYNATIYRDSEKSHYKLNPTSIEIEKIELTKTSVLNLKMKEGGGFAISIKELILL; this comes from the coding sequence ATGAAAAACAAAATAATGGTGATATCTGTTTTGTCAGCACTTATTTTCACCTCTTGCCTAAGTGGAAAAGGAGATTTATCTCTCTCCTCTCCGGATTTGAAAAACAAGATTGAAGTCAATATTCTTAATAACGGAGAACTCTCCTATTTAGTTTTTCATAATGAAATAAAGTTAATTGACACATCCGGGATAAGTTTTGAACTTCAGGGCGGGGATCCCGAACTCCGATACTTTGAGGTACTGAATACTGTTAATTCCTCTTTCAGCGAGACATGGGAGATGCCCTGGGGAGAACAGAGAGAGGTTGTAAATAATTATAATCAACTTCTGATTGAACTTCGGGAGACAATAACTCCTAAAAGGAGGTTAAATATTTATCTCAGAGCATACGATGATGGTGTGGCCTTCCGGTACGAATTTCTGCCTCAAAGAGGTGTGGACAGCCTTATTATAATGGAGGAGAATACTGAGTTCCGTTTTACGGGAGACCATACAGCCTGGTGGATTCCCGGCGACTGGGACAGTTATGAGCACCTCTACAACACAACCAGGATATCAGCCATTGATGCCATGAAGCATAACAATGCACCCGGTCTGGGCTTCACAAATATAATGGATAATGCTGTTCATACTCCCGTCACGATGAGGAGCGATGATGGTATTCATATCAGTATCCATGAGGCTGCGCTAATAGACTACGCAAGTATGACTCTTAAAGTTGATACAGCTGCACTTAAGTTTACAAGTCAGTTGGTGGGTTCAGAGAGGCTGGGTTACAAAGTTAAGAGAGCTCTTCCTTTTAAAACTCCATGGCGATATATTCAAATTGCAGAGAAGGCATCAGAGCTTATTGAATCCAGACTCATCCTTAATCTTAATGAGCCAAATAAACTGGGAGATGTCAGCTGGGTTAAACCTATGAAATATATGGGTATCTGGTGGGAGATGCACATTGACAAAGGGAGTTGGGACTATGGTATGACGCTGAATGAGAAAACGGGGAAATGGATTGATACCGGAAAGGCTCACGGAAAACATGCTGCCACAACAGAGAATGCCAAGCATTACATTGACTTTGCCTCTAAAAATGGTATAAAAGGGCTTCTTATTGAGGGGTGGAATACCGGATGGGAGCGATGGACAGGTTTTGAGGAGAGGGAGGGAATATTTGATTTTATGACACCCTATCCCGATTATGATATTGATGAGGTGGTCAGATATGCTAAAGAGCGAGGAGTTGAGATAATAATGCATCATGAGACCTCTTCCGCACCAAGAACATATGAGCAGCAGATGGATACAGCATATGCACTTATGCAGCGATTAGGCATCGGCTCAGTAAAGTCTGGCTATGTAGGCAGGATAATACCAAATGGGGAGCACCATCACAGCCAGTGGATGGTAAACCACTATCAGAGGGCTCTTGAAAAGGCTGCAGAGTATAAAATAGCGGTAAATGCACACGAACCAATAAAAGCCACCGGACTGAGGAGAACTTATCCAAATGCAATTGCAAGAGAGGGGCTGAGAGGGCAGGAGTTTAATGCATGGTCTCCGGACGGAGGAAACCCTCCGGAGCATATCTCAATAGTTGCATTTACAAGGATGCTGGCAGGGCCAATAGATTTTACACCGGGAGTCTTTGATATATCACTTCCCACAAAGCCAGACAATCAGATTAACACAACCCTTGCACATCAGCTTGCACTATATGTGGTAATTTACAGCCCAATTCAGATGGCCTGCGACCTGCCTGAGAACTATGAAAATCAACCCGCATTTCAGTTCATAAGAGATGTTGGTGTAGACTGGGAACAGACCAGGGTTATTGATGGAGAGGTGGGAGATTATGTAGTGATTGCACGTGAGGAGCGAGGGACAAATAATTGGTTTGTGGGAGGGGTTACGGATGAGAATGCAAGAGAGGTAAAGATTACCTTTGATTTTCTGGAAGAGGGTAAAACATATAATGCAACTATTTACAGAGACAGCGAAAAGAGCCACTATAAATTAAATCCAACCTCTATTGAGATAGAGAAGATTGAGTTAACCAAAACTTCGGTTCTTAACCTTAAGATGAAAGAGGGTGGGGGATTTGCAATCTCTATCAAAGAATTGATTCTCTTATAA
- a CDS encoding endonuclease/exonuclease/phosphatase family protein: MKLLSFTIVLLLFIITEKTSAQKLSIATYNLRYENRSDSLNGNGWGERLPQITNLIRFHDFDIFGSQEVFYSQLTDMLAIMPEYNYIGVGRSDGDKSGECSPIFYKREKFRLIQTGNFWLSEADSIPGKGWDAALPRICTWGKFQIIGNGKILWFFNLHMDHIGKIAREEGTKLVLEKIKAMASGEPVILTGDFNYDQRAKGYGIIYESELLKDTYETAELRYAPNGTFNNFNLQYKSDSRIDHIFTTKEFKVVKYGILTDIYWSKADSSAQVVRIPSDHYPVKAEVILNW, encoded by the coding sequence ATGAAATTATTAAGCTTTACTATTGTGTTGTTATTATTTATAATAACAGAAAAAACTTCTGCTCAGAAGCTTAGTATTGCCACCTATAACCTGCGCTACGAAAACAGGAGCGACTCTCTAAACGGTAACGGATGGGGGGAGAGATTGCCGCAAATAACTAATCTTATCCGCTTTCACGATTTTGATATATTCGGTTCACAGGAGGTCTTCTACAGCCAACTGACAGATATGCTCGCTATTATGCCGGAGTATAACTACATAGGGGTAGGGAGGAGTGACGGAGATAAATCCGGGGAGTGTTCGCCCATCTTCTATAAAAGAGAGAAATTCAGACTTATTCAAACAGGTAATTTCTGGCTTTCAGAGGCCGATAGTATCCCGGGTAAAGGTTGGGATGCTGCCCTTCCGAGAATTTGTACATGGGGAAAGTTCCAGATAATTGGAAATGGAAAGATACTCTGGTTTTTCAATCTCCATATGGATCATATAGGTAAGATCGCCAGAGAAGAGGGGACCAAACTGGTTCTGGAGAAAATAAAAGCTATGGCTTCAGGCGAACCGGTTATCCTTACAGGAGACTTTAACTATGATCAGAGAGCAAAAGGATACGGAATTATCTATGAATCAGAATTATTAAAAGATACATATGAAACTGCAGAATTGAGATATGCACCTAACGGAACATTCAATAACTTTAACTTACAATACAAAAGCGACAGCAGGATTGACCATATTTTCACGACTAAAGAGTTTAAAGTTGTCAAGTATGGAATACTTACAGATATCTATTGGAGTAAAGCCGATAGTTCCGCACAGGTTGTCAGGATCCCGTCTGACCACTATCCGGTTAAAGCAGAGGTAATCCTTAATTGGTAG
- a CDS encoding proline iminopeptidase-family hydrolase, producing the protein MVKENYLSVTGGKIWYKIAGTEKGGTPLILIHGGPGATHDYLLPLEELADKRPVIFYDQLGCGKSDNPADVSLWTIERYVEELDLLCKSLNFKNYHILGQSWGGTLAVEYALSGLSDRIKSLILSAPLISSSRWAEDQREYIDQMPDMMKSTILRCEAGGDFNNPEYQKALAEFYNRHLCRIQPLPEPMQKTFEKMNTEMYAYMWGPSEFTVNGTCKDYDASERISAIKVPVLFTAGEFDEATPESLTYFSNKIEGSKVIVFENASHSHHLEKQKEYIKAVRDFLRIIEN; encoded by the coding sequence ATGGTTAAAGAAAATTACCTTTCAGTAACCGGAGGAAAGATCTGGTATAAAATAGCAGGGACAGAAAAAGGGGGAACCCCGTTAATTCTCATACATGGCGGCCCTGGTGCCACGCACGACTATCTTCTGCCTCTTGAAGAGCTGGCAGACAAACGACCTGTAATATTCTACGATCAACTTGGTTGCGGAAAATCAGACAATCCCGCGGATGTATCTCTTTGGACAATAGAACGATATGTAGAGGAGTTGGATTTATTATGTAAGAGCCTTAATTTTAAAAATTACCATATCCTTGGACAATCCTGGGGCGGAACCCTGGCAGTTGAATATGCTCTTTCCGGGTTATCTGACAGAATAAAAAGTCTTATTCTGTCTGCCCCTTTGATAAGCTCCAGCCGTTGGGCTGAAGATCAAAGAGAGTACATAGATCAGATGCCTGACATGATGAAAAGTACAATTCTCAGGTGTGAAGCCGGGGGGGATTTTAATAACCCGGAATATCAGAAAGCATTGGCAGAGTTCTATAACAGACACCTGTGCAGGATACAACCTCTGCCTGAACCAATGCAAAAAACATTTGAAAAAATGAATACTGAGATGTATGCCTATATGTGGGGCCCTAGCGAATTCACAGTAAACGGAACCTGTAAAGATTACGATGCATCAGAGAGAATAAGTGCCATAAAAGTTCCAGTATTATTTACAGCCGGAGAGTTTGACGAGGCCACGCCTGAGTCCTTGACATATTTTTCAAACAAAATTGAGGGTTCAAAGGTTATAGTATTCGAAAATGCCTCACACTCCCACCACTTGGAAAAGCAGAAGGAGTACATAAAAGCAGTGAGAGATTTTCTGAGAATTATAGAAAACTAA
- a CDS encoding anaerobic nitric oxide reductase flavorubredoxin, producing MKKRIVNNVYWVGKNDWELRQFHGYEYSTHKGSSYNSYLIQEEKTVLIDTVFQPFSKEFVDNLAKEIELKSIDYIIMNHAEPDHSGAIAELLRLIPGTPVYCTENGVKSLKGQFHGEWNFKTVKTGDKLDLGNGKELIFIQAPMLHWPDSMFCYMTKDNILFSNDAFGQHFCTELLFNDLVNQSELYQEAIKYYANILTPFSPLVLKKIDEVLKFNLPVDFICPSHGVVWRDNPAQIIHKYVEWASAYQENQITIVYETMYNGTRSIAESIVKGINSEDQVVDIKLYNIATNDLNDIITEIFKSKAVFIGSPTVNNGIMSHTAGLMEMVKGLKFKGKKGAAFGCFGWSDASTKIIMNLLKESGFEIVGESISCNWGPDEDAMQRAFDFGRSVVSKSE from the coding sequence ATGAAAAAGAGAATCGTCAATAATGTTTACTGGGTGGGTAAAAACGACTGGGAACTCAGACAGTTTCACGGGTATGAATATTCAACCCATAAGGGTTCCAGCTACAACTCTTATTTAATTCAAGAGGAGAAAACAGTTTTGATTGACACTGTTTTTCAGCCTTTTTCAAAAGAGTTTGTTGATAATCTGGCGAAAGAGATTGAATTAAAAAGCATTGATTATATCATAATGAATCATGCAGAACCGGACCATAGCGGTGCAATAGCTGAATTGCTGAGATTGATTCCGGGAACACCTGTCTATTGTACTGAGAATGGTGTTAAATCACTGAAGGGGCAGTTCCACGGAGAGTGGAATTTTAAAACTGTTAAAACCGGTGACAAATTAGATTTAGGTAACGGAAAAGAGCTTATTTTTATTCAGGCACCAATGTTACACTGGCCAGACAGTATGTTCTGCTACATGACTAAGGATAATATACTTTTCAGTAACGACGCTTTTGGTCAGCACTTTTGTACAGAACTGCTGTTTAACGACCTTGTAAACCAGTCTGAGCTTTATCAGGAGGCAATCAAATACTACGCAAATATTCTAACTCCGTTCAGCCCTTTGGTTTTGAAGAAGATTGACGAGGTTCTTAAATTTAACCTTCCTGTTGATTTCATCTGCCCAAGCCACGGAGTTGTATGGAGAGATAATCCGGCTCAGATAATACACAAATATGTGGAGTGGGCTTCTGCATATCAGGAGAACCAAATTACAATAGTCTATGAAACAATGTACAATGGAACAAGATCAATTGCAGAGAGTATAGTTAAAGGGATAAATTCAGAAGATCAGGTGGTTGATATTAAGTTATACAATATTGCAACAAATGACCTCAATGATATTATTACAGAGATATTTAAATCAAAAGCTGTGTTTATTGGATCACCAACTGTCAATAATGGGATTATGTCTCATACTGCTGGGTTGATGGAAATGGTTAAAGGTCTTAAATTCAAAGGTAAAAAAGGGGCGGCTTTTGGTTGTTTCGGATGGAGCGATGCTTCAACAAAAATTATTATGAATCTTTTGAAAGAATCTGGATTTGAAATTGTTGGAGAATCAATTAGTTGTAACTGGGGTCCGGACGAGGATGCAATGCAGAGAGCTTTTGATTTCGGGAGGTCCGTAGTATCAAAAAGTGAATAA
- a CDS encoding GNAT family N-acetyltransferase, whose product MSEIEVFDENNKPTSEQKRAVIDFLYEHLERFGDKRDDIEKAIDYAVKNSNSFGGYLLLSYEGHDISAAVVVNKTGMKGYIPENILVYIATHKKYRGRGIGKRLMTEALRRADGNVALHVEPDNPAKFLYEKLGFTSKYLEMRYIKTN is encoded by the coding sequence ATGAGTGAAATAGAGGTATTTGATGAAAACAACAAGCCAACATCAGAGCAAAAGAGAGCGGTAATTGATTTTCTTTACGAACATCTTGAGAGGTTTGGGGATAAGAGAGATGACATAGAAAAGGCTATAGATTACGCAGTAAAAAACTCTAACTCTTTTGGGGGATATCTCTTGCTCTCATATGAGGGTCATGATATATCGGCCGCTGTTGTCGTAAACAAAACCGGAATGAAGGGTTATATACCTGAAAATATTCTTGTATATATTGCAACTCATAAAAAATACAGAGGAAGAGGCATTGGAAAGAGATTGATGACTGAGGCTCTCAGGAGGGCTGATGGGAATGTAGCTCTTCATGTAGAACCGGACAACCCAGCTAAGTTTTTATATGAAAAGCTGGGCTTTACCAGCAAATATCTTGAAATGAGATATATAAAAACTAACTGA
- a CDS encoding TfoX/Sxy family protein: MATDKNFVDFITDQLENVGEVSVIKMFGEYGIYADGKIFGLICDNKLFIKPTQSGREFIGNPVEAPPYPGAKNSFLIEDKLEDREWLSELVRRSVKELPFPKPKKKLKPIKQ; encoded by the coding sequence ATGGCAACCGACAAAAACTTTGTAGACTTCATAACAGACCAGCTTGAGAATGTAGGTGAGGTCTCTGTTATTAAGATGTTTGGAGAATATGGAATCTATGCAGATGGCAAAATATTCGGCCTAATATGCGACAATAAACTCTTTATTAAGCCGACACAATCCGGCAGGGAGTTTATTGGAAACCCCGTAGAGGCTCCGCCATATCCCGGTGCTAAGAACAGCTTTCTTATTGAGGATAAATTAGAGGACAGAGAGTGGCTTAGCGAGCTTGTCAGGAGGTCTGTGAAGGAGCTTCCCTTCCCAAAGCCAAAGAAAAAACTAAAACCTATAAAGCAATGA
- the katG gene encoding catalase/peroxidase HPI yields the protein MENNPKKESKCPVTGATGKHSIGAVGTQNKDWWPNKLSLNILRQHSELTDPMGAEFNYAEEFKKLDLKALKADLYKIMTESQDWWPADYGHYGPLFIRMAWHSAGTYRTIDGRGGGGRGQQRFAPLNSWPDNVSLDKARRLLWPVKQKYGKSISWADLMILAGNVALESMGFKTIGFAGGREDVWQADEDVYWGSESKWLENDERKLDKEEVTNPLAAIQMGLIYVNPEGPDGVPDPLAAAKDIRNTFARMAMNDEETVALIAGGHTFGKTHGAASADHVGAEPEAAGLEQMGLGWKNSFGTGKGGDTITSGLEVIWTQTPTKWSYYFFDNLFNFEWELTKSPAGAYQWEAKGAGKIMPDAHDKSKRHYPTMLTTDLSLKVDPAYEKISRRFYEYPLEFAEAFAKAWFKLTHRDMGPRNRYLGPEVPKEVFVWQDPIPEVNHPLVDEKDIKSLKSKILSSGLTISELVSTAWASASTFRGSDKRGGANGARIRLAPQKDWAVNNPKELASVLAKLETIKEEFDKTQKDGKKISLADLIVLGGCAAVEKAAKDAGFDITVPFTPGRADASQEQTDVESFAFLEPLADGFRNFIKAKFRVSPEELLVDKAQLLTLTAPEMTALIGGMRVLKTNADKSNHGVFTNRPEVLTNDFFVNLLDMSTSWKSLTEDRELFEGSDRKTGKLKWTATRVDLIFGSHSELRAISEVYGSNDGKEKFVKDFVKAWNKVMNLDRFDLKS from the coding sequence ATGGAAAACAACCCTAAAAAAGAGAGCAAATGCCCCGTAACCGGAGCTACCGGCAAACATAGTATTGGGGCTGTGGGCACACAGAATAAAGATTGGTGGCCAAACAAACTGAGTCTTAATATACTTCGTCAGCACTCGGAACTTACAGACCCTATGGGGGCTGAGTTCAACTACGCAGAGGAGTTTAAAAAGCTTGATCTTAAGGCCCTTAAGGCCGATTTGTATAAAATTATGACAGAGTCACAGGATTGGTGGCCCGCAGATTACGGTCACTATGGGCCTCTGTTTATCCGAATGGCCTGGCACAGCGCCGGAACATACAGAACAATTGACGGAAGAGGGGGCGGAGGCCGTGGACAGCAGAGGTTCGCCCCGCTTAACAGCTGGCCGGATAATGTTAGCCTGGACAAGGCACGAAGACTTCTCTGGCCGGTAAAACAGAAATATGGAAAGAGCATCTCCTGGGCAGATCTTATGATTCTTGCCGGTAACGTGGCACTTGAATCTATGGGATTTAAAACCATCGGCTTTGCAGGAGGAAGAGAGGATGTCTGGCAGGCAGACGAGGATGTTTACTGGGGTTCAGAGAGCAAGTGGCTTGAAAACGATGAGAGGAAACTTGATAAGGAGGAGGTTACAAACCCTCTGGCAGCAATTCAGATGGGTCTTATTTATGTCAATCCGGAGGGGCCTGATGGAGTTCCCGACCCTCTTGCGGCAGCAAAAGATATCCGCAACACATTTGCAAGGATGGCTATGAATGATGAGGAGACCGTTGCTCTTATAGCAGGGGGCCACACATTCGGCAAAACCCACGGAGCTGCAAGCGCAGACCATGTAGGGGCCGAGCCTGAGGCAGCCGGACTGGAGCAGATGGGGCTTGGGTGGAAAAACTCATTCGGCACAGGAAAGGGTGGAGACACAATAACCAGCGGACTGGAGGTTATATGGACCCAGACTCCTACCAAATGGAGTTACTACTTTTTTGACAATCTTTTCAACTTTGAGTGGGAGCTCACAAAGAGCCCTGCGGGAGCATATCAGTGGGAGGCAAAGGGGGCCGGAAAGATAATGCCTGATGCGCACGATAAGAGCAAAAGGCACTACCCTACTATGCTTACAACAGACCTCTCCCTTAAAGTGGATCCTGCATACGAAAAGATATCAAGAAGATTTTATGAGTACCCACTTGAGTTTGCAGAGGCCTTTGCAAAAGCCTGGTTCAAACTCACTCACAGGGACATGGGGCCGCGCAACCGCTATCTGGGACCCGAGGTCCCTAAAGAGGTGTTTGTATGGCAGGATCCTATTCCTGAGGTAAATCATCCACTTGTTGACGAGAAGGATATCAAAAGTTTAAAAAGCAAAATTCTCAGCTCCGGGCTGACTATCTCCGAGCTTGTCTCTACAGCCTGGGCATCGGCCTCTACATTCAGGGGTTCCGATAAACGCGGAGGCGCAAACGGCGCCAGAATAAGACTGGCTCCACAGAAAGACTGGGCCGTCAACAATCCAAAGGAACTGGCATCAGTACTTGCAAAGCTTGAGACAATTAAAGAGGAATTTGATAAGACTCAGAAAGATGGCAAGAAGATTTCACTTGCAGACCTTATAGTTCTGGGAGGATGTGCAGCTGTAGAGAAGGCGGCAAAAGATGCCGGTTTTGATATTACGGTACCATTCACACCGGGAAGAGCGGATGCATCTCAGGAGCAGACAGATGTTGAGTCATTCGCATTTCTTGAGCCGCTTGCTGATGGATTCAGGAACTTTATAAAAGCAAAATTCAGAGTCTCTCCGGAAGAGCTTCTTGTTGACAAGGCTCAGCTTCTAACCCTTACAGCCCCTGAGATGACAGCCCTTATTGGAGGAATGAGAGTTCTCAAAACAAATGCAGATAAATCAAACCATGGAGTATTCACAAACAGACCGGAAGTTCTCACAAACGACTTCTTTGTAAACCTGCTGGATATGTCCACTTCCTGGAAATCTCTCACAGAGGATAGAGAGCTCTTTGAAGGGAGTGATCGTAAAACAGGAAAACTTAAATGGACAGCTACCCGTGTTGACCTTATCTTTGGCTCCCATTCAGAGTTAAGAGCCATTTCTGAAGTTTATGGAAGCAATGACGGCAAAGAGAAATTCGTTAAAGACTTTGTCAAAGCCTGGAACAAGGTGATGAATCTGGACCGGTTTGACCTGAAGAGTTAA